One genomic window of Tachypleus tridentatus isolate NWPU-2018 chromosome 12, ASM421037v1, whole genome shotgun sequence includes the following:
- the LOC143233151 gene encoding protein turtle-like isoform X2 — MKLLVTYVVTIATCLINYYCHDIQSEGNPTEKIPRVEIYALEGRRADLPCNITADHPNDKISLVLWYNNKSPSPLYSLDSRRGNFDHARHWRSDQLASRANFHVHANPAYLQLDHVTAKDESVFICRVDFENARTRYQEIGLNLIVPPRKPIIRDENGEIQQSLIGPYNEGDPLILECEVIGGNPQPNVTWWRESVLLDDTFEVTSDLISRNTLRIPSLQRHDLMAAFTCEASNNGFTLPSSTSITVDMNFRPLDVTLYGDQNSFSAEKMSQIKCRSVGSRPPAVISWYKGNVRMKSAKSVVSVDGNATTSILEFKPTIEDNGLYLSCTAENSLIEGSVVENGWILKVHYPPQLSLRLGSKLRHSRIQEGNDVYFECIVKASPMVKDIVWKFEGREVQLNTTAGIIISNQTLVLQHVKRTSRGRYTCLASNSEGHGESNAVILRVQYAPVCKADQKTIYTTAVNEPVHVICEVESDPEDVVFKWSFNNSHATHDLSNFKSHKTTSTVTYIPKSRYEFGSISCTSSNSVGEQDIPCVFSITAAGPPDPVRNCSVTNQTRSGIAVNCAGGYDESLALQLFVEAYDFTTNSVVANFSTISPSFLMKGLPSGSNFVLKIYAVNLHGKSGPLVLKGKTVQTPGTQSRRESEWKIHVNPVLIVLLSIVGILVLIVLCVIVILKTRQIRQRKENRKSKGKITEYTNQPDKEILSADEFSKEMHEENCPDVIPDTKYLEIPVCNIGNQDERQSQKGTCLVAGLSQQDSTNNFEIHQAVPTENENHQVPWKDPSYLGEGMHSGHHNGDYIDLQTCYRKDVDEASLTARERNYKQTDV, encoded by the exons TACCTAGGGTAGAAATCTACGCACTAGAGGGACGAAGGGCAGACCTTCCATGTAACATCACAGCAGATCACCCAAAtgacaagatttctcttgttctttggtACAACAACAAATCACCTTCGCCACTGTATAGCCTCGATTCCAGACGCGGAAACTTTGATCATGCTAGACATTGGAGAAGCGACCAGTTAGCATCTCGAGCAAATTTCCATGTCCATGCAAATCCTGCGTACCTTCAACTAGACCACGTGACTGCCAAAGATGAAAGTGTCTTTATATGCCGAGTGGACTTCGAAAATGCCAGAACTCGATATCAAGAAATTGGGCTGAATTTAATAG TTCCACCAAGAAAACCGATAATTAGAGACGAAAATGGTGAAATCCAGCAAAGTCTAATCGGACCATATAATGAAGGAGATCCACTGATACTCGAATGTGAAGTAATTGGAG GTAATCCTCAACCGAATGTGACTTGGTGGAGAGAATCTGTGCTTTTAGATGATACCTTCGAAGTCACATCTGATCTTATATCTCGAAATACGCTGAGAATCCCATCCTTACAACGTCATGATCTAATGGCAGCATTTACATGTGAAGCTTCCAACAACGGCTTCACGTTGCCTTCTTCTACTTCAATTACAGTAGATATGAATT tcaGGCCTCTAGACGTGACTCTTTATGGAGATCAAAACTCATTTTCCGCTGAAAAAATGTCTCAAATAAAATGTCGTTCCGTCGGTTCGCGACCGCCAGCAGTCATATCTTGGTACAAGGGAAACGTTCGAATGAAATCTGCTAAGTCTGTAGTGTCCGTGGATGGGAATGCTACGACCAGCATTTTAGAATTTAAACCAACAATTGAAGACAACGGATTATACTTGTCTTGTACTGCAGAAAACAGTTTGATCGAGGGCAGTGTCGTTGAAAACGGCTGGATATTGAAAGTACATT atCCACCACAGCTTTCCCTGCGTCTTGGAAGCAAATTACGTCACAGTCGCATACAAGAAGGAAATGACGTATACTTTGAGTGCATTGTTAAAGCGAGTCCAATGGTAAAAGATATTGTATGGAAGTTTGAGGGGCGAGAAGTTCAACTCAACACAACAGCTGGTATCATTATTAGCAATCAGACACTCGTCCTGCAACATGTGAAACGGACTAGTAGAGGGCGGTATACCTGTTTGGCATCTAATAGCGAGGGACATGGAGAAAGTAATGCCGTCATCCTAAGGGTACAGT ATGCCCCCGTCTGTAAAGCAGATCAGAAGACTATTTACACTACCGCAGTGAATGAACCTGTTCATGTTATTTGTGAGGTTGAAAGTGACCCCGAAGATGTTGTATTTAAGTGGAGTTTTAATAATTCTCATGCTACCCATGACCTTAGTAACTTTAAATCCCATAAAACAACGAGTACTGTCACTTACATTCCAAAATCAAGATATGAATTTGGGAGTATTTCTTGTACCTCATCTAACAGCGTCGGAGAGCAAGATATTCCATGTGTCTTCTCCATCACAGCTGCGG GTCCTCCTGATCCAGTTCGGAATTGTTCTGTAACCAACCAAACTCGATCCGGAATCGCGGTAAACTGCGCAGGTGGATATGACGAAAGTTTAGCGCTACAACTTTTTGTAGAAGCTTACGACTTTACTACTAATAGTGTTGTGGCTAATTTTTCCACCATTTCTCCGTCATTTTTAATGAAAGGTCTTCCTTCTGGTTCTAACTTCGTTTTGAAAATATATGCTGTCAACCTTCACGGTAAAAGTGGGCCTTTAGTCTTAAAAGGAAAAACGGTACAAACACCTGGGACTCAATCTCGCCGAG AAAGCGAATGGAAAATTCATGTAAACCCTGTTTTGATTGTTCTGCTGTCTATCGTCGGAATTTTAGTCTTAATTGTACTTTGTGTAATCGTCATTCTGAAAACAAGACAAATTCGTCAACGCAAAG AAAATCGAAAATCCAAGGGGAAAATTAC AGAATACACAAATCAACCAGATAAAGAAATATTGTCTGCTGACGAATTCTCGAAAGAAATGCACGAAGAAAACTGTCCTGATGTAATCCCAG ATACCAAATACCTTGAAATCCCTGTTTGTAATATTGGCAATCAAGATGAGCGCCAAAGTCAGAAAGGAACTTGTCTAGTTGCAGGATTGTCCCAACAAGATTCCACTAATAATTTT GAAATACACCAAGCGGTGCCCACCGAGAACGAGAATCATCAGGTACCATGGAAAGACCCCAGCTATCTTGGAGAGGGAATGCACTCAGGTCATCATAACGGAGACTATATTGATCTTCAAACATGTTACAGAAAAGACGTAGATGAGGCGTCGTTAACAGCACGTGAaagaaactacaaacaaacggACGTCTGA
- the LOC143233151 gene encoding protein turtle-like isoform X1 produces the protein MKLLVTYVVTIATCLINYYCHDIQSEGNPTEKIPRVEIYALEGRRADLPCNITADHPNDKISLVLWYNNKSPSPLYSLDSRRGNFDHARHWRSDQLASRANFHVHANPAYLQLDHVTAKDESVFICRVDFENARTRYQEIGLNLIVPPRKPIIRDENGEIQQSLIGPYNEGDPLILECEVIGGNPQPNVTWWRESVLLDDTFEVTSDLISRNTLRIPSLQRHDLMAAFTCEASNNGFTLPSSTSITVDMNFRPLDVTLYGDQNSFSAEKMSQIKCRSVGSRPPAVISWYKGNVRMKSAKSVVSVDGNATTSILEFKPTIEDNGLYLSCTAENSLIEGSVVENGWILKVHYPPQLSLRLGSKLRHSRIQEGNDVYFECIVKASPMVKDIVWKFEGREVQLNTTAGIIISNQTLVLQHVKRTSRGRYTCLASNSEGHGESNAVILRVQYAPVCKADQKTIYTTAVNEPVHVICEVESDPEDVVFKWSFNNSHATHDLSNFKSHKTTSTVTYIPKSRYEFGSISCTSSNSVGEQDIPCVFSITAAGPPDPVRNCSVTNQTRSGIAVNCAGGYDESLALQLFVEAYDFTTNSVVANFSTISPSFLMKGLPSGSNFVLKIYAVNLHGKSGPLVLKGKTVQTPGTQSRRESEWKIHVNPVLIVLLSIVGILVLIVLCVIVILKTRQIRQRKENRKSKGKITEYTNQPDKEILSADEFSKEMHEENCPDVIPADTKYLEIPVCNIGNQDERQSQKGTCLVAGLSQQDSTNNFEIHQAVPTENENHQVPWKDPSYLGEGMHSGHHNGDYIDLQTCYRKDVDEASLTARERNYKQTDV, from the exons TACCTAGGGTAGAAATCTACGCACTAGAGGGACGAAGGGCAGACCTTCCATGTAACATCACAGCAGATCACCCAAAtgacaagatttctcttgttctttggtACAACAACAAATCACCTTCGCCACTGTATAGCCTCGATTCCAGACGCGGAAACTTTGATCATGCTAGACATTGGAGAAGCGACCAGTTAGCATCTCGAGCAAATTTCCATGTCCATGCAAATCCTGCGTACCTTCAACTAGACCACGTGACTGCCAAAGATGAAAGTGTCTTTATATGCCGAGTGGACTTCGAAAATGCCAGAACTCGATATCAAGAAATTGGGCTGAATTTAATAG TTCCACCAAGAAAACCGATAATTAGAGACGAAAATGGTGAAATCCAGCAAAGTCTAATCGGACCATATAATGAAGGAGATCCACTGATACTCGAATGTGAAGTAATTGGAG GTAATCCTCAACCGAATGTGACTTGGTGGAGAGAATCTGTGCTTTTAGATGATACCTTCGAAGTCACATCTGATCTTATATCTCGAAATACGCTGAGAATCCCATCCTTACAACGTCATGATCTAATGGCAGCATTTACATGTGAAGCTTCCAACAACGGCTTCACGTTGCCTTCTTCTACTTCAATTACAGTAGATATGAATT tcaGGCCTCTAGACGTGACTCTTTATGGAGATCAAAACTCATTTTCCGCTGAAAAAATGTCTCAAATAAAATGTCGTTCCGTCGGTTCGCGACCGCCAGCAGTCATATCTTGGTACAAGGGAAACGTTCGAATGAAATCTGCTAAGTCTGTAGTGTCCGTGGATGGGAATGCTACGACCAGCATTTTAGAATTTAAACCAACAATTGAAGACAACGGATTATACTTGTCTTGTACTGCAGAAAACAGTTTGATCGAGGGCAGTGTCGTTGAAAACGGCTGGATATTGAAAGTACATT atCCACCACAGCTTTCCCTGCGTCTTGGAAGCAAATTACGTCACAGTCGCATACAAGAAGGAAATGACGTATACTTTGAGTGCATTGTTAAAGCGAGTCCAATGGTAAAAGATATTGTATGGAAGTTTGAGGGGCGAGAAGTTCAACTCAACACAACAGCTGGTATCATTATTAGCAATCAGACACTCGTCCTGCAACATGTGAAACGGACTAGTAGAGGGCGGTATACCTGTTTGGCATCTAATAGCGAGGGACATGGAGAAAGTAATGCCGTCATCCTAAGGGTACAGT ATGCCCCCGTCTGTAAAGCAGATCAGAAGACTATTTACACTACCGCAGTGAATGAACCTGTTCATGTTATTTGTGAGGTTGAAAGTGACCCCGAAGATGTTGTATTTAAGTGGAGTTTTAATAATTCTCATGCTACCCATGACCTTAGTAACTTTAAATCCCATAAAACAACGAGTACTGTCACTTACATTCCAAAATCAAGATATGAATTTGGGAGTATTTCTTGTACCTCATCTAACAGCGTCGGAGAGCAAGATATTCCATGTGTCTTCTCCATCACAGCTGCGG GTCCTCCTGATCCAGTTCGGAATTGTTCTGTAACCAACCAAACTCGATCCGGAATCGCGGTAAACTGCGCAGGTGGATATGACGAAAGTTTAGCGCTACAACTTTTTGTAGAAGCTTACGACTTTACTACTAATAGTGTTGTGGCTAATTTTTCCACCATTTCTCCGTCATTTTTAATGAAAGGTCTTCCTTCTGGTTCTAACTTCGTTTTGAAAATATATGCTGTCAACCTTCACGGTAAAAGTGGGCCTTTAGTCTTAAAAGGAAAAACGGTACAAACACCTGGGACTCAATCTCGCCGAG AAAGCGAATGGAAAATTCATGTAAACCCTGTTTTGATTGTTCTGCTGTCTATCGTCGGAATTTTAGTCTTAATTGTACTTTGTGTAATCGTCATTCTGAAAACAAGACAAATTCGTCAACGCAAAG AAAATCGAAAATCCAAGGGGAAAATTAC AGAATACACAAATCAACCAGATAAAGAAATATTGTCTGCTGACGAATTCTCGAAAGAAATGCACGAAGAAAACTGTCCTGATGTAATCCCAG CAGATACCAAATACCTTGAAATCCCTGTTTGTAATATTGGCAATCAAGATGAGCGCCAAAGTCAGAAAGGAACTTGTCTAGTTGCAGGATTGTCCCAACAAGATTCCACTAATAATTTT GAAATACACCAAGCGGTGCCCACCGAGAACGAGAATCATCAGGTACCATGGAAAGACCCCAGCTATCTTGGAGAGGGAATGCACTCAGGTCATCATAACGGAGACTATATTGATCTTCAAACATGTTACAGAAAAGACGTAGATGAGGCGTCGTTAACAGCACGTGAaagaaactacaaacaaacggACGTCTGA